In the Theobroma cacao cultivar B97-61/B2 chromosome 1, Criollo_cocoa_genome_V2, whole genome shotgun sequence genome, one interval contains:
- the LOC18614599 gene encoding cycloartenol-C-24-methyltransferase produces MSKAGALDLASGLGGKIEKTDVLSAVEKYEKYHVFYGGEEEERKANYTDMVNKYYDLVTSFYEFGWGESFHFAPRWNGESLRESIKRHEHFLALQLGLNPGHKVLDVGCGIGGPLREIARFSSTSVTGLNNNEYQIARGKELNCIAGVDKNCNFVKADFMKMPFPDSSFDAVYAIEATCHAPDAYGCYKEIYRVLKPGRYFAAYEWCMTDSFDPNNHEHQKIKAEIEIGDGLPDIRLTRQCLEALKQAGFEVIWEKDLAVDSPVPWYLPLDKNHFSLSSFRLTAIGRFVTKNMVKALEFVGFAPRGSQRVQDFLEKAAEGLVEGGRKEIFTPMYFFLARKPLAESQ; encoded by the exons ATGTCGAAGGCTGGTGCATTGGATCTCGCCTCGGGTCTCGGTGGCAAGATTGAGAAAACCGATGTCCTCTCTGCTGTTGAAAA GTATGAGAAGTATCATGTCTTTTATGGAGGTGaggaggaagagagaaaagcCAACTACACTGACATG GTTAACAAGTACTATGATCTGGTTACCAGCTTTTATGAGTTTGGATGGGGGGAATCTTTCCATTTTGCACCTAG ATGGAATGGGGAGTCTCTTCGCGAGAGCATAAAGCGGCATGAGCATTTTCTTGCTTTACAACTTGGCTTGAACCCTGGACACAAG GTGTTGGATGTTGGATGTGGAATTGGTGGACCGCTGAGAGAAATTGCTCGATTCAG CTCCACATCAGTTACAGGGTTGAACAACAATGAATATCAAATAGCAAGAGGGAAG GAATTAAACTGCATTGCTGGCGTGGACAAGAATTGCAACTTTGTGAAG GCTGATTTTATGAAGATGCCATTTCCTGACAGCAGCTTTGATGCAGTTTATGCTATTGAAGCTACCTGCCATGCACCGGATGCA TATGGATGCTACAAGGAGATTTACAGAGTATTGAAGCCTGGTCGGTATTTTGCTGCTTATGAGTGGTGCATGACTGATTCTTTTGATCCCAATAACCATGAACACCAGAAAATTAAG GCAGAAATTGAGATTGGTGATGGTCTTCCAGACATCAGGTTGACCAGACAGTGCCTGGAAGCTCTAAAACAGGCTGGTTTTGAG GTAATATGGGAGAAAGATCTTGCTGTTGACTCCCCTGTCCCTTGGTACTTGCCTTTAGATAAAAACCACTTCTCATTGAGCAGCTTCCGTCTAACGGCTATTGGACGCTTCGTCACTAAAAATATG GTCAAGGCTCTAGAATTTGTGGGATTTGCTCCAAGGGGAAGTCAAAGGGTTCAAGATTTTCTGGAGAAGGCTGCAGAAGGGTTGGTTGAAGGTGGCAG GAAAGAGATCTTTACGCCTATGTATTTCTTCTTGGCCCGAAAACCACTTGCAGAGAGCCAGTAA